Proteins encoded in a region of the Cinclus cinclus chromosome 19, bCinCin1.1, whole genome shotgun sequence genome:
- the TSC1 gene encoding hamartin isoform X6 produces the protein MSQGHVAEIYLVHLHASVYSLFHRLYGMYPCNFVSFLRSHYSMKENLETFEEVVKPMMEHVRIHPELVTGSKDHELDPRRWKRLETHDVVIECAKISLDPAEASYEDGYYSVSRKLCTSLKHHQTDPSASSYIDTQSSYGTSTPYSTPRLTLSQMPGQLPQILSPQSTRLSTEPQQATIWSPSSVCGMTTPPTSPGIVPSESSQSASQPYSKAFAVGKGTPLGTPATSPPPPCTSDDFVHVSLPSAAATPPKKEDKPDSGRPLLYRQQNVINSDKSLDIPSSKSSVTLSDLAEFLGGLSFEDSAEKDREEDAISKEISEITTDAEHMVPRGGFDSPFYRTNENQSGSQKKTHSAASSVQGHSQTSEPLTSLDKPGPEGARETPKQTFTPIDKPCGGPGESPAGNREGTSGEPSILTPSPCKVPAQRRVVFGSGQPPLYEHLFEVALPKTAYLFVGKKTEELLKKAKGAQDEDCMSSTSPVEVLDRLIQQGADAHTKELNKLSLPSKSADWTHFGGSPPSDEIHTLRNQLLLLHNQLLYERFKRQQHALRNRRLLRKVIKATALEEHNAAMKDQLKLQEKEIQALKLSLQKEQARYHQFQEEHDNIVAQLHSQIRQLQHDREEFYNQSQELQTKLEDCRNMIADLRLELKKANNKVCHTELLLSQVSQKLSNSESVQQQMEFLNRQLLVLGEVNELYLEQLQHKHTDTTKEVEMLHTAFRKELEKAKSCVQQQSQRLDASQKRIAELESQLAKKDHLFLEQKKYLEDVKIQARGQLQAVESRYKAQKRITQAFELEILDLFGRLEKSSLLKKLEDDKTEAAEAAEESRLDCGNEDSAGHSEEAVGRNGETKPPSTRGSSSSKGGSSSELSTPEKPQNQRLSNRWDTSMLLEPSTTVPLTVGSLPSSKSFLGMKARELFRNKSESQCDEEGVTINRLADALKTELCKDPSMESKVPPSPDNLSPKLQESSVGQLHIMDYNETHHDHS, from the exons GTCATGTGGCAGAGATTTATCTTGTCCATCTTCATGCCAGCGTTTACTCTCTCTTTCATCGTCTTTATGGAATGTATCCTTGCAATTTTGTCTCCTTTCTGCGTTCTCACTACAGTATGAAGGAAAACCTGGAGACTTTTGAAGAAGTAGTCAAG CCAATGATGGAACATGTGCGAATTCATCCAGAGTTAGTGACTGGATCCAAGGACCATGAACTGGACCCACGAAG GTGGAAAAGACTAGAAACTCATGATGTTGTGATAGAATGTGCCAAAATCTCCCTGGACCCTGCAGAAGCCTCGTATGAAGATGGTTATTACTCTGTGTCTCGGAAACTCTGCACAAGCTTAAAACATCATCAAACTGACCCCAGTGCCAGCTCTTACATTGACACACAGAGCAGCTATG GGACTTCTACCCCATATTCCACTCCTCGGTTAACACTATCACAAATGCCAGGGCAGCTACCTCAGATTCTGAGCCCACAGTCCACGAGGCTGTCAACTGAGCCACAGCAG GCCACCATCTGGAGCCCTTCTTCAGTGTGTGGTATGACCACGCCACCGACGTCCCCTGGCATTGTCCCATCAGAGTCATCCCAGTCTGCTTCACAGCCCTACAGCAAAGCTTTTG CAGTGGGGAAAGGAACACCTTTGGGAACACCAGCCACATCTCCTCCTCCACCCTGCACTTCAGATGACTTTGTGCATGTTTCACTCccttcagctgctgccacacctCCTAAAAAG gagGACAAACCAGATTCTGGGAGGCCTTTACTGTACCGACAGCAAAATGTCATAAACAGCGATAAATCATTGG acaTACCCAGTAGTAAAAGTTCAGTAACCTTAAGTGATCTTGCAGAGTTCTTAGGTGGGTTGTCGTTTGAAGATAGTGCTGAGAAGGACAGAGAGGAAG ATGCAATATCTAAAGAGATCTCAGAGATCACAACCGATGCTGAACACATGGTGCCTAGAGGAGGATTTGACTCCCCGTTTTACCGCACAAACGAAAATCAGTCCGGCTCTCAGAAGAAGACCCACTCAGCAGCCTCCAGTGTTCAGGGACACAGTCAGACCTCTGAGCCTTTAACATCTCTGGACAAGCCTGGGCCTGAGGGTGCACGGGAAACGCCCAAACAAACATTTACTCCCATAGACAAGCCCTGTGGAGGCCCTGGGGAAAGCCCTGCTGGGAACAGGGAAGGAACCTCTGGGGAGCCGAGTATCCTCACTCCCAGCCCTTGTAAAGTACCAGCACAAAGGAGAGTGGTGTTTGGGAGTGGGCAGCCTCCCCTCTATGAGCACCTCTTTGAGGTTGCATTACCAAAGACTGCCTACCTCTTTGTTGGCAAGAAGACTGAGGAGCTGCTAAAGAAAGCCAAGGGAGCCCAGGACGAAGACTGTATGTCCTCAACTTCTCCTGTGGAAGTGCTGGACAGGCTGATTCAGCAAGGAGCAGATGCACACACTAAGGAGCTGAACAA attgTCTTTGCCAAGCAAATCTGCTGACTGGACTCACTTTGGAG GTTCTCCCCCCTCAGATGAGATTCACACCCTGAGGAACCAACTGCTTCTGCTGCACAACCAGCTGCTTTACGAGCGCTTCAAGAGGCAGCAGCACGCGCTGCGCAACCGCCGGCTCCTGCGCAAAGTCATCAAAGCCACGGCTCTGGAGGAGCACAACGCTGCCATg AAGGATCAGCTgaaactgcaggaaaaggagatCCAGGCCTTGAAACTGAGTCTGCAGAAAGAACAGGCAAGGTACCACCAGTTTCAGGAGGAACATGATAATATTGTGGCTCAGCTTCACAGCCAGATCCGTCAGCTGCAGCACGACCGGGAGGAATTCTACAACCAGAGCCAGGAATTGCAG ACCAAGCTGGAAGACTGCAGGAACATGATAGCAGATCTGAGGTTAGAGTTAAAGAAGGCAAACAACAAGGTGTGTCACACTGAATTGCTGCTTAGCCAAGTTTCTCAAAAG ctttCCAACAGTGAATCAGTGCAACAGCAGATGGAGTTCTTgaacaggcagctgctggtTCTTGGGGAGGTCAATGAGCTgtacctggagcagctgcagcacaagcACACAGACACTACAAAG GAGGTTGAAATGTTGCACACTGCTTTTCGGAAAGAACTGGAGAAAGCAAAGTCGTGTGttcagcagcaaagccaaaGGCTCGATGCTTCCCAGAAAAGGATAGCTGAACTGGAATCTCAGCTTGCAAAAAAGGACCACCTCTTCCTGGAGCAAAAGAAATACCTGGAAGATGTTAAAATCCAAGCAAG GGGCCAGCTGCAGGCAGTAGAAAGCAGGTACAAGGCCCAGAAAAGAATCACCCAGGCATTTGAGCTGGAGATCTTGGATCTGTTTGGGCGGCTGGAGAAGAGCAGCCTACTGAAAAAACTTGAAGATGataaaacagaagcagctgaagcagcagaagaaag CAGGCTGGATTGTGGTAATGAAGATTCAGCAGGACACAGTGAAGAAGCAGTGGGTAGAAATGGAGAGACCAAACCTCCCAGCACCCGAGGCAGCAGTAGCAGTAAGgggggcagcagcagcgagCTCTCCACCCCAGAAAAACCCCAGAACCAGAGGCTGAGCAATCGTTGGGACACATCCATGTTGCTGGAGCCCTCCACTACTGTCCCACTGACTGTAGGTTCACTCCCCAGCTCCAAGAGCTTCCTTGGAATGAAGGCACGAGAATTATTTCGCAACAAGAGTGAGAGCCAGTGTGATGAGGAGGGGGTCACCATCAACAGGCTGGCTGATGCCCTAAAGACTGAACTATGTAAAGATCCAAGCATGGAGTCAAAGGTCCCTCCAAGCCCCGATAACCTCTCGCCTAAGCTCCAGGAAAGCAGTGTTGGACAGCTTCATATCATGGACTACAATGAAACTCATCATGACCACAGTTAA